The Candidatus Saccharibacteria bacterium genomic sequence GTAGTTGGAGAGCCGCCCTTGACCCAAGCTTGTTCACAAAACTGGACGACAACTCCTACTTGATCTCGACATGTTGTATATCCTAGACCAAATAACTTATCCAGAAATGACCAGAAAAAAATAAATCCCAGTCCAATCCTGCACAAACCCCAGACCAAATCTATTCGTCTTTGACTCATTTTTTACCTCCCAGACTACTATATCCACTACCTGCTTCCCAGCTCCTAATTGCTTTGCGGTATGGCTCAAAAGACATAAAGATATCTAAATCAGCAAGCCTTCTAAGAGTCCAGGCAATCTTACCCCTTAATACAATTCTACCCCATTGCAATACTGCATAATTCCTACCAGCAGGAATCAGATAGACTGGACGCCTGGGAACATAGAGCTTGCGATGTTTGCCTTTGGACTGCCTAATCAGATTACCAGCTAAAAACTTAGCATCAAACAGGGCAGTCTGGGCCATACCAGAGTACTGAGTATCAGCACTATCTCCGATCACATAAATATCTTGATGAGCCCTCAAGTATTCATCTACCTGAACCCTTCCATTTCTAGCAAGCGTAAAGATATCTG encodes the following:
- a CDS encoding FAD-dependent oxidoreductase — translated: WRLEELGVNLRLKTQVQAIKGGKLRLNTGESIRTKTVVWTAGSTNNPIFSQYPDIFTLARNGRVQVDEYLRAHQDIYVIGDSADTQYSGMAQTALFDAKFLAGNLIRQSKGKHRKLYVPRRPVYLIPAGRNYAVLQWGRIVLRGKIAWTLRRLADLDIFMSFEPYRKAIRSWEAGSGYSSLGGKK